The following coding sequences lie in one Mycobacteriales bacterium genomic window:
- a CDS encoding NAD(P)H-hydrate dehydratase — protein MTEPELVDGVALRQRWPLPDPRRAEDKNDRGSVTVIGGSVSTPGAPLLAGLAALRAGAGRLTVATVASTAVAAAVALPEAAVIGLPETGAGALSLAAAAAALDAAERADVVLLGPGMRAPESARRFVAELLDRLPREIPVVLDALALTCEALTGETARPALILTPNATEADMLLEDSSGSAGDDGDRAAAIARRFQAVVVLGSTVASASGQMWRTPKGNSGLGTSGSGDVLAGAIAGFAARGATPTAAALWGLTAHAGAGDRLAHRVGAVGYLARELLDELPRVVEQ, from the coding sequence ATGACTGAACCCGAGCTCGTCGACGGGGTGGCGCTGCGCCAGCGGTGGCCGCTGCCGGACCCGCGCAGAGCCGAGGACAAGAACGATCGCGGGTCGGTCACCGTCATCGGTGGCTCGGTCTCGACGCCGGGCGCTCCGTTGCTCGCCGGCCTCGCGGCACTGCGCGCCGGAGCCGGGCGGCTGACTGTCGCCACGGTCGCGAGTACGGCGGTCGCCGCGGCGGTCGCGCTTCCCGAGGCCGCCGTCATCGGGTTGCCGGAGACCGGCGCCGGCGCCTTGTCCCTTGCTGCCGCGGCCGCAGCGCTCGACGCCGCCGAGCGGGCAGACGTCGTGCTGCTCGGGCCGGGCATGCGCGCCCCGGAATCGGCCCGCCGCTTCGTCGCCGAACTGCTCGACCGGTTGCCGCGGGAGATCCCCGTCGTCCTCGATGCGTTGGCGCTCACCTGCGAGGCGCTCACCGGTGAGACCGCTCGCCCTGCGCTGATCCTGACGCCGAACGCGACCGAGGCCGACATGCTTCTCGAGGACTCTTCGGGGTCGGCCGGCGATGACGGTGATCGCGCCGCCGCCATCGCGCGGCGCTTTCAGGCGGTCGTCGTGCTCGGGTCGACCGTCGCCTCGGCAAGCGGACAAATGTGGCGCACGCCGAAGGGGAACAGCGGCCTGGGCACCTCCGGCTCGGGAGACGTGCTGGCCGGCGCGATCGCCGGGTTCGCCGCCCGCGGCGCGACGCCGACGGCCGCTGCGCTGTGGGGGCTGACCGCGCACGCCGGCGCGGGCGACCGGCTCGCTCACCGGGTCGGCGCGGTCGGCTACCTCGCCCGCGAGCTGCTCGACGAGCTTCCGCGAGTGGTCGAGCAGTAG
- a CDS encoding MerR family transcriptional regulator, producing the protein MIHREQRPYDDPSRPLFTVGQVAEMLDVQQAFLRRLDSHDLVSPARSEGAQRRYSISDIDRVNEIRVLVEEGLTLAGVRRVLELQAQVARMKAEIATLRNAAS; encoded by the coding sequence ATGATTCACCGTGAACAGCGGCCTTACGACGACCCCTCGCGGCCGCTGTTCACGGTCGGCCAGGTCGCCGAGATGCTCGATGTGCAGCAGGCGTTCCTGCGTCGCCTCGACAGCCACGACCTGGTCTCACCCGCCCGCTCCGAGGGCGCGCAACGGCGTTACTCGATCTCCGACATCGACCGGGTGAACGAGATCCGGGTCCTCGTCGAGGAAGGTCTCACGCTCGCCGGCGTACGCCGGGTGTTGGAGCTGCAAGCGCAGGTCGCCCGGATGAAGGCCGAGATCGCCACGCTTCGCAACGCCGCGTCCTGA
- a CDS encoding SAM-dependent methyltransferase, whose amino-acid sequence MTLHQEYFDRMYATSADPWSLDSRWYEQRKYAITMAGLSRPRYRYAFEPGCSVGVLSAQLATRCDSLLAADVAPAAVAATRARLADAPGAAVEVMNIPAQWPVGSFDLIVLSEVGYYLSPDDLDALVARAVGSLDRDAELCLVHWCHPVADYPMLGDEVHDRFLAEPGLRSLAHYDDPDFRLDLLTWADAPTPAQREGLV is encoded by the coding sequence ATGACCCTGCATCAGGAATACTTCGACCGGATGTACGCCACGTCTGCCGACCCGTGGTCGCTGGACAGCCGCTGGTACGAACAACGCAAGTACGCGATCACGATGGCCGGCTTGTCCCGGCCGCGATATCGCTACGCCTTCGAACCCGGCTGCTCGGTCGGCGTGCTGAGCGCGCAGCTGGCCACCCGCTGCGACTCCTTGCTGGCAGCCGACGTCGCCCCGGCCGCGGTCGCGGCGACCCGGGCCCGCCTGGCCGACGCGCCGGGAGCGGCGGTTGAGGTCATGAACATCCCGGCGCAGTGGCCGGTGGGCAGCTTCGACCTCATCGTGCTGTCGGAGGTGGGCTACTACCTGTCCCCCGACGACCTCGACGCCCTGGTGGCTCGCGCCGTCGGGAGTCTCGACAGGGACGCAGAGCTGTGCCTGGTGCACTGGTGCCATCCGGTCGCGGACTATCCGATGCTCGGCGACGAAGTCCACGACCGGTTCCTCGCCGAACCCGGGTTGCGATCTCTCGCTCACTACGACGATCCCGACTTCCGGCTGGATCTGCTGACCTGGGCCGACGCCCCGACACCGGCCCAACGCGAAGGCCTCGTCTGA
- a CDS encoding histidine phosphatase family protein — protein sequence MQEFPWPRSLWLVRHGESTANVADFAAAQARSLRLDIAVNDIDVPLSQTGERQAEALGHWLKEQPADRKPSLVVSSAYRRAQQTAEIALGVAQLDALPRLVDERFRDREQGVLDRLTRAGVMDAFPDEASRHDYLGKFWYRPPAGESWADVALRVRSALLELRLTAPEERVMVFTHDVTVLVTRYVVEQLAVPDAVALSGLVPNCSVTRYEREDGRLALDAFADTTAVEQAARTPVTSHD from the coding sequence GTGCAGGAGTTCCCCTGGCCGAGGTCGCTCTGGCTCGTCCGGCACGGCGAGAGCACGGCGAACGTCGCCGACTTCGCCGCCGCTCAGGCCCGCTCGCTGCGCCTCGACATCGCCGTCAACGACATCGACGTACCGCTGTCGCAGACCGGCGAGCGGCAAGCCGAGGCGCTGGGTCACTGGTTGAAGGAGCAACCAGCGGACCGAAAGCCCAGCCTGGTCGTCAGCTCGGCGTACCGGCGCGCCCAGCAGACCGCTGAGATCGCCTTGGGGGTGGCGCAGCTCGACGCGTTGCCGCGCCTCGTCGACGAGCGCTTCCGTGACCGTGAGCAGGGCGTGCTGGACCGGCTCACCCGCGCGGGCGTCATGGACGCCTTTCCGGATGAGGCGAGCCGGCACGACTATCTCGGCAAGTTCTGGTACCGCCCGCCGGCAGGGGAGTCGTGGGCGGACGTCGCACTGCGTGTCCGGTCGGCGTTGCTCGAGCTGCGGCTCACCGCTCCCGAGGAGCGGGTGATGGTCTTCACCCACGACGTCACGGTGCTGGTGACGCGTTACGTGGTCGAGCAGCTCGCCGTACCTGACGCAGTCGCGCTGTCGGGGCTCGTCCCGAACTGCTCGGTGACCCGCTACGAGCGCGAAGACGGGCGCCTCGCGCTGGACGCCTTCGCCGACACGACCGCTGTCGAGCAGGCCGCCCGAACCCCGGTCACCTCACATGACTGA
- a CDS encoding helix-turn-helix domain-containing protein: MLGRSQLSSSAGRVRSGPASAPEDLMAELVELLHANLSVNDEPVGEDVAALRRALRGTPRAQDETVLRGRFESARLCLVEATGSELFAVRAELRRTPRLLVDGWHDALVVLVPGLPRNADIASHASICRTVSRIHRVAPSALVGVSSPVDRLAHAARALDEASRALRECPQGCAVYADDVWFAVAISRLRDSLADSLAVGGPLARLDELGKGGAELRATLTTWLRHDGDVRGAAQQLHLHPNSLRYRLRRAAEVTGIDFADPLQRLVTLLALTGD, translated from the coding sequence GTGCTTGGACGGTCGCAGCTGAGCAGCTCCGCCGGCCGGGTCCGCAGCGGTCCGGCGTCGGCGCCCGAGGACCTGATGGCCGAGCTCGTCGAACTGCTGCACGCCAACCTGAGCGTCAACGACGAGCCGGTCGGCGAGGACGTCGCTGCGCTCCGCCGGGCGCTTCGGGGAACGCCTCGAGCGCAGGACGAAACGGTGCTACGCGGGCGGTTCGAGTCGGCTCGACTCTGCCTGGTCGAGGCGACCGGATCCGAGCTGTTCGCCGTCCGAGCCGAGCTTCGTCGTACCCCGCGGTTGCTGGTCGACGGGTGGCACGATGCGCTCGTCGTCCTCGTCCCCGGTTTGCCGCGCAACGCGGACATCGCCTCCCACGCGAGCATCTGCCGGACGGTGAGTCGCATCCATCGGGTAGCGCCGTCGGCCCTCGTGGGGGTGAGCTCACCGGTCGACCGACTTGCGCACGCCGCCCGGGCGCTCGACGAGGCCAGCCGCGCCCTGCGCGAATGCCCCCAGGGCTGCGCGGTTTACGCCGACGACGTCTGGTTCGCCGTCGCGATCTCCCGGCTCCGCGACAGCCTGGCGGACAGCCTCGCCGTCGGCGGGCCCCTCGCGCGGCTCGATGAACTCGGGAAGGGCGGCGCCGAGCTGCGCGCGACATTGACCACCTGGCTGCGCCACGACGGCGACGTCCGCGGCGCGGCCCAACAGCTGCACCTGCACCCGAACAGCCTGCGTTACCGGCTTCGCCGCGCGGCTGAGGTCACCGGCATCGACTTCGCCGACCCGCTCCAGCGACTGGTCACTCTGCTCGCACTGACCGGCGACTGA
- a CDS encoding acyl-CoA dehydrogenase — MPPLALPGTGRTWERFEALAAMGAADLSVARILEAHFDAEAILHELHAADLAQPGRLWGVWAAQPPTARVEARRGAGESWSLAGTKAWCSGATVCSHALVTATAADGPRLFAVALADPAVRPGPDEWASAALAAADTRAVEFRDASARAIGRAQHYVARPGFWHGAVGVAAVWYGGALGVGRRLLEAGRRGDIGDIGRAHLGGVGASLAAARAALRDAATAIDDDPQDASGCAAIRARETRAVVEASALEVIDRVGRALGPGPLASEPEHQQRVADLTLYLRQSHAERDLADLGERLISSPLTW; from the coding sequence ATGCCGCCGTTGGCATTGCCCGGCACCGGCCGCACCTGGGAGCGGTTCGAGGCCCTCGCGGCGATGGGTGCCGCCGACCTGTCCGTGGCGCGGATCCTGGAGGCGCACTTCGACGCCGAAGCCATCCTGCACGAGCTCCACGCGGCGGACCTCGCGCAACCCGGCCGGCTGTGGGGGGTGTGGGCGGCGCAACCGCCGACCGCCCGCGTCGAGGCGCGCCGCGGCGCGGGCGAGTCCTGGTCGTTGGCCGGCACCAAGGCGTGGTGCAGCGGCGCGACGGTGTGCTCGCACGCGCTCGTCACCGCGACAGCCGCCGACGGGCCCCGGCTGTTCGCGGTCGCGCTCGCCGACCCGGCCGTGCGCCCCGGCCCGGACGAATGGGCGAGCGCGGCCCTCGCGGCTGCCGACACCAGGGCGGTCGAGTTCCGTGACGCCTCCGCACGGGCGATCGGCCGAGCCCAGCACTACGTCGCCCGGCCCGGGTTCTGGCACGGCGCGGTCGGCGTCGCGGCGGTCTGGTACGGCGGAGCGCTCGGCGTCGGCCGCCGACTGCTCGAGGCGGGCCGCCGCGGCGACATCGGTGACATCGGCCGGGCCCATCTCGGTGGGGTCGGTGCATCGCTCGCGGCGGCGCGAGCGGCGTTGCGCGACGCGGCGACGGCGATCGACGACGATCCGCAGGACGCGTCAGGATGCGCCGCGATCCGAGCACGCGAGACCCGAGCCGTCGTCGAGGCGTCGGCGCTCGAGGTGATCGACCGGGTCGGCCGGGCGCTTGGGCCGGGGCCGCTGGCGTCGGAGCCCGAGCATCAGCAGCGCGTCGCGGATCTCACCTTGTATCTGCGGCAGAGCCACGCGGAGCGCGACCTCGCCGATCTCGGCGAACGCCTGATCTCCTCCCCGCTCACGTGGTGA
- a CDS encoding Hsp20/alpha crystallin family protein, with the protein MLLERFDPFLAEFDRVAQRTLGTADGIGLPMDIVRSGDDLVVRMDLPGVVEQDISITLENRTLTIAAPRRTAYGEGDQVLLQERFDGEISRRVRVPEWVDGEAVTADYNAGVLTVHLPLAERAKPRTITVGAGAPAAEIGS; encoded by the coding sequence ATGCTGCTGGAGCGCTTTGACCCCTTCCTCGCCGAGTTCGACCGAGTCGCCCAGCGCACGTTGGGCACCGCCGACGGCATCGGTCTGCCCATGGACATCGTTCGCAGCGGTGACGACCTGGTCGTCCGCATGGATCTGCCGGGCGTCGTGGAGCAGGACATCTCGATCACCCTGGAGAACCGGACGCTGACGATCGCCGCGCCGCGTCGTACCGCCTACGGCGAGGGCGACCAGGTGCTGTTGCAGGAGCGGTTCGACGGCGAGATCAGCCGCCGGGTACGGGTGCCCGAGTGGGTCGACGGCGAGGCCGTCACTGCCGACTACAACGCCGGCGTGCTGACCGTCCACCTGCCGCTCGCCGAACGTGCGAAGCCCCGCACGATCACCGTCGGAGCCGGCGCGCCTGCCGCGGAAATCGGCAGCTGA
- a CDS encoding alpha/beta fold hydrolase: MTDPRSCRRTIGVTTWHIRSVGQHGGDVPPVVMVPGLGAGDYLMPHATELAATGRLVVVPDMPGFGHSRAPRRCRTVDEFADALLEFLDGYVGEPVDLIGNSFGTEIVLAAAARSASAARRLVLIGPTFDAAARTLPTVFARWLRIAPKEPPSLAVSLLRSYAQSGVRTPWFALLAGLNDQPEQRIGCVRQPVLLIRGSEDRIAPAAWLDRLAGLAADAQTAEVAGAAHTVDYAAPAVAAALTARFLDG; this comes from the coding sequence ATGACTGACCCGCGCAGCTGCCGGCGCACCATCGGCGTGACGACGTGGCACATTCGCTCGGTCGGTCAGCACGGTGGCGATGTTCCGCCGGTCGTGATGGTGCCCGGACTCGGCGCGGGGGACTACCTGATGCCGCACGCGACGGAGCTCGCCGCGACCGGCCGCTTGGTCGTCGTACCGGACATGCCGGGTTTCGGTCACAGCCGCGCGCCGCGGCGATGCCGCACCGTGGACGAGTTCGCCGACGCCTTGCTGGAGTTCCTCGACGGCTACGTCGGCGAGCCGGTCGACCTGATCGGCAACTCGTTCGGCACCGAGATCGTCCTGGCCGCGGCAGCTCGTTCAGCGTCGGCGGCGCGGCGGCTGGTGCTGATCGGCCCGACGTTCGACGCCGCGGCGCGCACGCTGCCGACGGTGTTCGCCCGATGGCTGCGGATCGCGCCGAAGGAACCGCCGTCACTGGCGGTGTCATTGCTGCGCAGCTACGCGCAGAGCGGGGTCCGGACGCCGTGGTTCGCCTTGCTCGCGGGTCTGAACGACCAGCCGGAGCAGCGCATCGGCTGCGTGCGGCAGCCCGTGTTGCTGATCCGGGGCAGCGAGGACCGGATCGCACCGGCGGCGTGGCTCGACCGGCTTGCCGGCCTCGCCGCTGACGCGCAGACCGCGGAGGTCGCGGGCGCGGCCCACACCGTCGACTACGCCGCGCCCGCGGTCGCTGCGGCGCTCACCGCGCGATTCCTCGACGGCTGA
- a CDS encoding PIG-L family deacetylase: protein MTVEIAQDGTAESEWQSWLGSRDWPALDAVEPGRRVVVVAAHPDDEVLGVAGLLSRLARHHPIVVVWATDGEASHPHSTAVAPSELARIRRAESRRALTRLGIAPVSARHLGLPDSGLADREHDLRRELERLVTPYDIVIAPWAHDGHPDHEAAGRAARSLGTTCWEYPIWAWHWAGPDDPRVPWQSLRLVPGVDTERKAAAICEFASQVQPLGPDPADAPILPPQVLAHFTRPFEVVFG from the coding sequence GTGACGGTCGAGATCGCCCAGGACGGCACCGCCGAGAGCGAGTGGCAGAGCTGGCTCGGCAGTCGGGACTGGCCTGCACTCGACGCGGTCGAGCCCGGGCGGCGGGTGGTCGTGGTCGCCGCGCATCCCGACGACGAGGTGTTGGGGGTCGCGGGGCTGCTCTCGCGCCTGGCGCGACACCACCCGATCGTCGTGGTCTGGGCGACCGACGGCGAGGCCTCCCACCCGCACTCCACCGCCGTAGCTCCCAGCGAGCTGGCGCGGATCCGGCGCGCGGAGTCGCGCCGCGCACTGACGCGGCTCGGCATCGCCCCGGTGTCTGCTCGCCATCTCGGTCTGCCGGACAGCGGGCTGGCCGACCGGGAACACGACCTGCGACGTGAGCTGGAACGCCTGGTCACCCCGTACGACATCGTGATTGCGCCGTGGGCGCACGACGGCCACCCCGACCACGAAGCCGCCGGGCGAGCCGCACGGTCGCTGGGCACCACCTGCTGGGAGTACCCGATCTGGGCCTGGCACTGGGCCGGTCCGGACGACCCGCGAGTGCCGTGGCAGAGCCTGCGACTGGTGCCCGGCGTCGACACGGAGCGCAAGGCTGCCGCGATCTGCGAGTTCGCCAGTCAGGTGCAGCCGCTGGGACCCGACCCGGCGGACGCACCGATCCTCCCGCCGCAGGTGCTGGCGCACTTCACTCGACCCTTCGAGGTCGTGTTCGGATGA
- a CDS encoding serine hydrolase domain-containing protein: protein MHVAAGFEPVRELLDNSPMLRDGGAAFAAYVDGELVVDAHAGVSRPGVPWRPDNLAVLMSITKSFAAMCIQILDDRGEIDLDAKVARYWPEFAAAGKAEVTVRQVMRHSAGAITVPPQLELLAGDGNGWDAYDAIAEAIAAQPPAWPPGTKHGYHALTFGWLVAEIVRRITGRSAGDFFRNEVVKPLDLDIVIGADDADLARVALVTEFDTAALPYPMRKMMETLSRKMCDPTTPAGMAFAGNGTDSVISRVVDLVAHGGILRAEVLASSGLATAPALAKFFGILALGGEVDGKRIVSADSVRKWTIPEVTSSDYVSTSAFPSWLVTALRLERLSRSTRTLGYLYNNPPARGPRPFGPTPTAVGGMGAGGQVGFADPVRRVSCGFVRTALSHKPDFGNQLIAKFYECLDGRS from the coding sequence ATGCACGTCGCAGCAGGATTCGAGCCGGTCCGCGAACTGCTCGACAACTCCCCGATGCTTCGCGATGGCGGTGCCGCCTTCGCGGCGTACGTCGATGGTGAGCTCGTCGTGGACGCCCACGCCGGGGTGTCCCGACCAGGGGTCCCGTGGCGGCCCGACAACCTCGCCGTGCTGATGTCGATCACGAAGTCGTTCGCCGCAATGTGCATCCAGATCCTCGACGACCGCGGGGAGATCGATCTCGACGCCAAGGTCGCGAGGTACTGGCCCGAGTTCGCGGCCGCCGGCAAGGCCGAGGTGACGGTGCGGCAGGTCATGCGGCACAGCGCCGGCGCAATCACCGTCCCGCCGCAGCTGGAGCTGCTCGCGGGTGACGGCAACGGCTGGGACGCCTACGACGCCATCGCCGAGGCGATCGCCGCCCAGCCACCGGCCTGGCCGCCGGGAACCAAGCACGGCTACCACGCCCTCACCTTCGGCTGGCTGGTCGCTGAGATCGTCCGCCGCATCACCGGACGCAGCGCTGGGGACTTCTTCCGCAACGAGGTCGTCAAGCCACTCGACCTCGACATCGTGATCGGTGCCGACGACGCCGACCTCGCCCGCGTCGCACTGGTCACGGAGTTCGACACGGCCGCGCTGCCGTACCCCATGCGCAAGATGATGGAGACGCTCTCTCGGAAGATGTGCGATCCGACCACGCCGGCGGGCATGGCATTCGCCGGCAACGGCACCGACTCGGTCATCTCCCGCGTCGTCGATCTGGTCGCTCACGGCGGCATCCTGCGCGCCGAGGTGCTCGCGAGCAGCGGCCTCGCGACCGCGCCCGCGTTGGCGAAGTTCTTCGGGATCCTCGCCCTCGGCGGCGAGGTCGACGGCAAACGCATCGTGTCCGCCGACTCGGTGCGCAAGTGGACGATCCCCGAGGTCACCTCGAGCGACTACGTCTCGACGAGCGCGTTCCCGTCCTGGCTCGTGACGGCGTTACGGCTGGAGCGGCTGAGCAGGTCGACCCGCACGCTCGGCTACCTCTACAACAACCCACCGGCTCGCGGCCCCCGGCCATTCGGCCCGACCCCGACCGCCGTCGGCGGCATGGGTGCCGGCGGGCAGGTGGGATTCGCCGACCCGGTACGACGGGTCAGCTGCGGCTTCGTGCGCACCGCCTTGTCCCACAAGCCCGACTTCGGCAACCAGCTGATCGCGAAGTTCTACGAGTGCTTGGACGGTCGCAGCTGA
- a CDS encoding MEDS domain-containing protein encodes MSAHAPATREAAPGYLHEVGFYGSDEDFRALIVPFAQQGAANGEPVIFAYDEHKTALLRNWLPETPTISYISDASPYATPAKALGSWRTAIQRRLSAGAPRVRIAGNVPHPGYGISYVGWDRYEAAVDRALGDLPVWAPCLYDTRIAPADVITQARSLHQIVLGHDGTHLTNDSYREPRRLADFRSAPADPLELTAPAVVLAAPAPSDVRSTIRDLVGDRIGRDGLDALLLAATEALVNAHRHGRAPVTVRGWLADDRVLLAVHDRGDGPADPLVGLLPSPDAEEAGRGLWITHQLDLDVAMIADSDGFTVRIGAALAG; translated from the coding sequence ATGAGCGCGCACGCCCCCGCGACGCGCGAGGCTGCGCCCGGCTACCTCCACGAGGTCGGCTTCTACGGATCCGACGAGGACTTCCGGGCGTTGATCGTCCCGTTCGCGCAGCAAGGTGCGGCGAACGGCGAGCCGGTGATCTTCGCTTACGACGAGCACAAGACGGCGCTGCTGCGGAACTGGCTGCCCGAGACCCCGACGATCTCCTACATCAGCGACGCGAGTCCGTATGCCACGCCTGCCAAGGCGCTGGGCAGCTGGCGTACCGCCATCCAGCGACGGCTCTCGGCCGGAGCGCCCCGGGTCCGCATTGCCGGCAACGTGCCCCATCCCGGCTACGGCATCTCCTACGTCGGGTGGGACCGCTACGAGGCGGCGGTCGATCGCGCCCTCGGTGACCTGCCGGTGTGGGCGCCCTGCCTGTACGACACGCGGATCGCGCCCGCGGATGTCATCACCCAGGCGCGGAGCCTGCATCAGATCGTGCTCGGTCACGACGGCACGCACCTCACCAATGACAGCTACCGGGAGCCGCGACGGCTCGCTGACTTCCGGTCGGCGCCGGCGGATCCGCTGGAGCTCACGGCACCGGCCGTCGTGCTGGCGGCTCCCGCGCCCTCGGACGTTCGCAGCACCATCCGCGACCTCGTGGGTGATCGCATCGGCCGAGACGGGCTCGACGCGCTGCTTCTCGCGGCAACCGAAGCACTCGTCAACGCGCACCGCCACGGCCGCGCCCCGGTGACCGTGCGCGGCTGGCTCGCCGACGACCGCGTCCTGCTAGCCGTTCACGACCGCGGCGACGGCCCGGCCGACCCGCTGGTCGGGCTGCTCCCGAGCCCGGACGCCGAAGAGGCGGGGCGGGGGCTGTGGATCACCCACCAGCTCGACCTCGACGTCGCGATGATCGCCGACAGCGACGGATTCACCGTGCGCATCGGCGCCGCGCTCGCCGGTTAG